From Eremothecium sinecaudum strain ATCC 58844 chromosome V, complete sequence, a single genomic window includes:
- the VPS3 gene encoding CORVET complex subunit VPS3 (Syntenic homolog of Ashbya gossypii AFR341C; Syntenic homolog of Saccharomyces cerevisiae YDR495C (VPS3)) — translation MEDNFDGRSNEKDSRGSEGDPVEADDEIKERRNGSDSDDEPYLRVSEGPYSVYPLIDNLPRDFSYTCFAAFEKNVYLGTKTGELLHYFELEPFNYVLVSQTSFDSEINEPIKAIHVLPSIERALIFSDYQLKLYLLPEFAAVPHVSPIRNVCDLAVAHYSESVDAYKVYLSKKSKFYAVHVSRNAIAKTLMYEYSDVTCMCVEKHYMMTARDNTYELINLKTKTSMELFHVTEGLDMLPPIITKFSDKEFLVTCGSSEDENAMGLIVNKIGEITQGTLVFEKYPEDIMVEAPYIFVSYDGLGVYVYELEANSEPRIVQKISTGYENLNFAKSLVSFSIFRSDYKDQVVEKLRLIPIFSINPDFRTENERLYVDKFYNEETQVVMFGDTGLYTLQTRPAILDFDNYGEDAIVLVEQFLRTHKTTTEYEIIEKGYMETLCLLLKMLHNDVIDLSLAKKWCSRIEYVDIKIFLYLCDYEVFGDLWVHQGLHRLVTELKKLKLIHKIENPLRTIRAINRELKSKYIDFLNDAENVFLSFDMVYLNLDIANDTINVDSYNEGSLSHIAQVLESKDRKKYCWKLLDIYTRLDDFQKCLEIHRDYSSPSAFAEYLLTHHGQLSMIRDYKQVQLPALIIGLLNIEFDDEDERQTVVKRVLKILELEKLDTSALLTKLDNIHSKVSLLEKLGAESSKDVNFVLEYYVSQLQCCSRKTELWNQLDYLSNNYTKEMTYLKPTLATYLERELKRNATYNEFFGWKDKINSLSYDRYKIFQIISQIDRNNVLILLFFNVEELKSFINDENKIIDMYMGLRDFSSLEKLSSPDNFIRIMDWFLTLASDGSLLHKFLARNLEKVEKSSAISAVIEHIPKDYEFASFFDIIFPVFRRYNQQKRHQDIEKAVLKNELKTLSQIITVVELPADAADSAGVENTATKTDL, via the coding sequence ATGGAGGATAATTTTGATGGCCGTTCGAATGAAAAGGACAGCCGAGGAAGCGAGGGGGATCCAGTGGAGGCGGATGATGAAATTAAAGAGCGTCGTAACGGCTCAGATTCTGATGATGAACCATATCTAAGAGTAAGCGAAGGTCCATATTCAGTATATCCACTTATAGATAATTTACCACGAGATTTCTCTTATACATGTTTTGCAGCATTTGAGAAGAACGTATATCTTGGTACTAAAACGGGTGAATTACTTCATTATTTTGAACTAGAGCCGTTTAATTATGTTTTGGTTTCTCAAACGAGCTTTGATAGTGAAATTAATGAACCAATTAAGGCTATTCATGTGCTACCAAGTATTGAGCGGGCCTTGATTTTTTCAGATTACCAATTAAAGCTATATCTATTACCGGAATTTGCAGCTGTGCCGCATGTTAGCCCGATCCGTAATGTTTGCGACCTTGCAGTCGCCCACTATTCCGAATCTGTAGATGCTTATAAGGTTTATTTGAGCAAGAAGAGTAAGTTTTATGCTGTGCATGTCTCAAGGAACGCTATTGCGAAAACGCTAATGTACGAGTACTCAGATGTTACCTGTATGTGCGTTGAGAAACACTATATGATGACCGCTAGAGACAATACCTATGAGTTAATAAATCTAAAGACGAAGACTAGTATGGAGCTGTTTCATGTTACTGAAGGATTAGATATGTTACCACCAATAATTACGAAATTTAGTGACAAAGAATTCTTGGTTACTTGTGGGTCATCTGAGGATGAAAATGCTATGGGCTTAATAGTCAACAAGATAGGTGAGATCACGCAGGGAACACTCGTCTTTGAAAAATACCCGGAAGATATTATGGTGGAGGCTCCATATATATTTGTGTCATATGATGGATTAGGAGTCTACGTTTACGAACTGGAAGCAAACAGTGAACCGCGTATCGTGCAAAAGATATCCACGGGCTACGAAAATCTGAATTTTGCCAAATCATTGGTTTCATTCAGCATTTTCAGATCTGACTATAAGGATCAGGTAGTTGAGAAATTGAGATTGATTCCGATATTTTCTATAAATCCAGATTTCAGAACTGAAAATGAAAGACTCTACGTTGACAAGTTTTACAACGAGGAAACACAAGTTGTTATGTTTGGAGACACTGGATTATATACATTGCAAACTAGGCCAGCTATATTGGATTTTGATAACTATGGAGAAGATGCTATCGTACTTGTTGAACAGTTTTTACGAACGCACAAAACCACTACTGAGTACGAAATTATAGAAAAAGGTTACATGGAAACATTATGTCTTTTACTGAAAATGCTCCATAATGATGTAATTGATCTCTCGCTGGCTAAAAAGTGGTGTTCAAGAATTGAGTACGTTGACATTAAGATATTTTTATACCTGTGTGATTATGAGGTTTTCGGAGACCTTTGGGTCCACCAAGGTTTGCATCGTTTAGTTACAGAATTAAAGAAACTAAAGCTTATACACAAGATTGAAAATCCATTGCGTACAATAAGAGCTATTAATCGAGAATTGAAAAGCAAATATATTGATTTTTTAAATGACGCAGAGAACGTGTTTTTGTCGTTTGACATGGTCTACCTTAATCTTGACATTGCTAATGATACAATAAACGTTGACTCTTATAATGAGGGAAGTTTGTCACATATTGCGCAGGTTTTGGAAAGTAAGGATAGAAAGAAGTACTGTTGGAAGCTGCTTGACATCTATACTCGGCTTGATGACTTTCAGAAGTGCCTTGAAATACATCGGGATTACAGCTCTCCATCCGCCTTTGCAGAATATCTACTAACCCACCATGGACAGCTGTCAATGATAAGAGATTATAAGCAAGTTCAACTACCTGCTTTGATAATTGGGCTATTAAATATTGAATTTGACGATGAGGATGAGCGGCAAACTGTCGTGAAGAGAGTGTTAAAAATCCTTGAGTTGGAAAAGCTTGACACAAGCGCACTGCTCACTAAGTTGGACAATATCCATTCGAAGGTTTCACTTTTGGAAAAATTAGGCGCGGAGAGCTCTAAAGATGTTAATTTTGTCCTGGAATACTATGTTAGTCAGTTACAATGCTGTTCTCGAAAAACAGAATTATGGAACCAACTAGACTATCTTTCGAATAACTACACCAAAGAAATGACGTACTTAAAACCCACACTTGCTACCTATCTTGAACGTGAACTTAAACGAAATGCCACTTATAACGAGTTTTTTGGATGGAAGGATAAGATCAATAGTTTGTCATATGATAGGTACAAAATATTTCAGATTATATCCCAAATCGACAGAAATAACGTTTTAATATTGCTATTTTTTAACGTTGAGGAATTAAAAAGCTTTATTAatgatgaaaataaaaTCATTGACATGTATATGGGCTTACGGGATTTTTCCTCCCTGGAGAAACTCTCTTCCCCCGATAATTTCATTAGGATAATGGACTGGTTCCTAACCCTTGCTTCTGATGGGTCTCTCTTACACAAGTTTTTGGCAAGAAATTTGGAAAAGGTAGAAAAATCAAGTGCAATTAGTGCTGTTATCGAACATATCCCAAAAGATTACGAATTTGCATCCTTTTTTGACATTATATTCCCTGTTTTTAGGAGATATAACCAGCAAAAGAGACACCAAGATATTGAAAAAGCTGTACTGAAGAATGAACTGAAGACGTTATCGCAGATTATTACTGTTGTAGAATTACCTGCAGACGCCGCAGATTCTGCTGGAGTAGA
- the PUF6 gene encoding Puf6p (Syntenic homolog of Ashbya gossypii AFR342C; Syntenic homolog of Saccharomyces cerevisiae YDR496C (PUF6)): MAPSTKKSGRRTADHEHPKRVTKKPKIAVNSSDEEYPESDDQHQIDAQSSGDDADDLDSIISSDDESDELDQSSGDENGDDEDAEDHDELDGDKEEKSSNEPGRHSEQRKLLKERKMKRKSGTQVQQIKSLWERLRVKQPPMPREIREKLSNEVWELAKDHISDLVLKHDASRVVQTLVKYSPKERRDQIVDSLKGKFYLLATSSYGKYLLVKLLHYGSKNSRDTIIAELHGKLRKLMRHREGAYVVEDLFVLYSTQEQRQQMIREFWGAEYAVFRETHKNLTIEKECESSVEKRNIIAKNLSGTIAASVDKGSAGFQILHAAMKEYVKIANEKEISEFIETLKDQYAELVHTPEGSEVICVLIAKANAKERKSIIKNLKDHSENLLKNQYGNQVFITLLMTVDDTVLLYKAFSASLKDKITSMITDKWARRPFLYILLGLDGKYFSPIVKKDLDRYLEMSKSTSKKPLHQKRDELLQKFGPFFLSAIAEDYSKVLEDNMGCQFVSELLTNDELYLLLSDDEKSKFQELIDCIIVYFKGSVSDEEHPINRPFSGRLLKSLIQGGKWNNKEKRIEPLNNVKGLGAPFAEKIYNDIIDSTNLLEWINNSNSSFTIVAIYECLSSKKEGAEFMRDLKAIASKIDKDDDMNKGAQLLLKFLSI; encoded by the coding sequence ATGGCTCCATCTACTAAGAAGTCCGGAAGGCGTACCGCTGACCACGAACACCCTAAGAGAGTTACAAAGAAACCCAAGATTGCTGTGAATTCAAGCGATGAAGAATACCCAGAATCTGATGATCAACATCAAATCGATGCTCAATCTAGCGGTGATGATGCTGATGATCTAGATTCAATTATTTCCAGTGATGATGAGTCGGATGAGCTTGATCAGTCTTCTGGTGATGAAAATGGCGATGACGAAGATGCAGAGGATCACGATGAATTAGATGGTGATAAGGAAGAGAAGTCCTCGAACGAACCCGGTCGTCATAGCGAACAAAGGAAGCTGTTAAAAGAAAGGAAGATGAAGCGTAAGTCTGGTACTCAAGTTCAGCAGATTAAGTCTTTATGGGAACGATTACGTGTTAAGCAGCCTCCAATGCCAAGAGAAATCCGTGAAAAGCTGTCCAACGAAGTTTGGGAACTGGCAAAAGATCATATCAGTGATTTAGTTCTGAAGCATGATGCATCTCGTGTTGTTCAAACATTGGTTAAATATTCGCCTAAGGAGCGTCGTGACCAAATTGTAGATTCACTAAAAGGTAAGTTTTACCTGTTGGCTACATCCTCTTACGGTAAGTACTTGCTGGTCAAACTTTTGCACTATGGTTCCAAAAACTCGAGAGACACTATCATTGCTGAACTGCATGGGAAATTGAGGAAGCTGATGAGACATAGAGAAGGTGCTTACGTCGTGGAAGATTTGTTTGTGCTTTACTCCACGCAGGAACAGAGGCAGCAAATGATCCGGGAATTCTGGGGAGCAGAGTATGCAGTGTTTAGAGAAACCCACAAAAACTTGACTATTGAGAAGGAGTGTGAAAGTAGTGTCGAGAAGAGAAATATTATTGCTAAGAATTTAAGTGGAACCATTGCAGCCTCAGTTGACAAAGGTTCTGCCGGTTTCCAGATTTTGCATGCAGCAATGAAAGAATACGTCAAGATTGCGAATGAGAAGGAAATTTCAGAGTTTATTGAAACCTTAAAAGATCAATACGCCGAATTGGTCCACACACCAGAGGGTAGCGAAGTAATCTGTGTATTGATTGCAAAGGCCAATGCTAAGGAAAGAAAGTCCATTATTAAAAATCTCAAAGACCACAGTGAAAACCTGCTCAAGAACCAGTATGGTAACCAAGTTTTCATCACTTTGTTAATGACTGTCGATGACACTGTGTTGCTTTACAAAGCATTTTCCGCTTCCCTGAAGGACAAAATAACCTCTATGATCACTGATAAGTGGGCCAGAAGACCTTTCCTATACATATTGCTTGGACTCGATGGAAAGTATTTCTCTCCAATCGTTAAGAAGGATCTTGACAGATACCTGGAGATGTCAAAGAGCACTTCCAAAAAGCCATTACACCAAAAGCGCGACGAGTTGTTACAGAAATTTGGTCCCTTTTTCCTAAGTGCAATTGCAGAGGACTATAGTAAAGTACTGGAGGATAACATGGGCTGTCAATTTGTCTCAGAACTCTTAACCAATGATGAGCTTTATCTACTTCTATCAGACGACGAAAAGTCTAAATTCCAGGAATTAATTGACTGCATAATTGTATATTTTAAGGGTAGTGTTTCAGATGAAGAGCACCCAATTAACCGTCCATTTTCTGGCAGGCTTTTGAAATCATTGATTCAGGGCGGAAAATGGAACAATAAAGAAAAACGCATTGAACCGTTAAATAACGTGAAAGGTCTTGGTGCACCATTTGCTGAAAAAATTTACAATGATATTATCGATTCCACAAACTTGCTAGAGTGGATCAACAATTCTAACAGCTCTTTCACAATTGTCGCCATATATGAATGCTTATCGTCTAAAAAGGAAGGCGCGGAATTCATGCGCGATTTAAAGGCTATTGCAAGCAAGATAGACAAAGATGACGACATGAACAAGGGCGCTCAGTTGCTGCTAAAGTTTCTAAGCATCTAA
- the ITR1 gene encoding myo-inositol transporter ITR1 (Syntenic homolog of Ashbya gossypii AFR343C; Syntenic homolog of Saccharomyces cerevisiae YOL103W (ITR2) and YDR497C (ITR1)), with the protein MNSNKEIPLELATTSQDASSETDKIILKPVNDEDDTSLLIAFNQRVSSFIIMLTFIASISGYMFGYDTGYISSALVSIGTDLGRELTYKDKELITGATSLGALISAICAGVMADIYGRKPCIMFSNVMFLIGAVLQVAASNFWQMVVGRLIMGFGVGIGSLLSPLYIGEIAPKMIRGRLVVINSLWLTGGQLIAYACGAALSHVTHGWRILVGLSILPTLIQFVCFIFVPDTPRYYVMKGRLDKAAEVLQRSYSGADSDLIERKIQELVELNRTIPGDTVPKKVWNTVKELHTVPANFHALVLGCGLQAVQQFCGWNALMYFSGTIFETVGFSNPTAVSMIVAATNFLFTLCAFFAIDKLGRRIILLIGLPGMTVSLVMCAVAFKYIDIDFLGGGKTVVNGGGFTSWGIVIIVFIISYASFYALGIGTVPWQQSELFPQAVRGIGTSYSTATNWVGSLVVASTFLTMLEKITPTGTFLVFTGISVLSFIFIYLCYPELSGLELEEVQFILKDGFNIKASKELAKKRKRQTAEKLKAAHDNDLELYQKNSSIVKILEREN; encoded by the coding sequence ATGAATAGTAATAAAGAAATACCGTTAGAACTTGCTACGACAAGTCAGGATGCTTCGTCCGAAACGGACAAGATCATATTAAAGCCTGTTAACGACGAAGATGATACTTCGCTGTTGATAGCGTTCAATCAGAGGGTTTCTTCCTTCATTATAATGTTAACATTTATTGCATCGATATCAGGGTATATGTTTGGTTATGATACGGGTTATATATCTAGTGCTCTGGTTTCTATTGGTACTGATTTAGGGCGGGAGTTAACATATAAGGATAAAGAGCTCATTACTGGCGCGACGTCGTTAGGAGCTCTAATTTCCGCAATTTGTGCGGGGGTGATGGCAGACATCTACGGCCGTAAGCCATGCATTATGTTTTCTAATGTTATGTTTCTTATTGGAGCAGTGTTACAAGTAGCTGCCTCGAACTTCTGGCAGATGGTCGTAGGACGGTTAATTATGGGATTCGGTGTTGGCATAGGTTCCCTACTATCTCCATTGTATATCGGTGAAATCGCTCCAAAAATGATTCGCGGTCGTTTGGTGGTGATCAACTCGCTTTGGTTGACTGGAGGTCAGTTGATAGCGTACGCCTGTGGTGCTGCATTAAGTCATGTAACACATGGTTGGAGGATACTTGTGGGGCTCTCCATTTTGCCTACCTTAATCCAATTTGTATGCTTTATCTTCGTGCCGGACACGCCGCGTTACTACGTAATGAAGGGGAGGTTGGATAAAGCTGCGGAGGTTCTACAGAGGAGTTACAGTGGTGCGGATAGTGACCTAATCGAAAGAAAAATCCAGGAATTAGTGGAACTAAACAGGACTATCCCTGGTGATACCGTGCCTAAGAAGGTTTGGAACACCGTAAAAGAACTTCACACCGTGCCCGCAAACTTCCATGCATTAGTGCTTGGATGTGGTTTACAAGCTGTACAACAGTTCTGTGGTTGGAATGCGTTAATGTACTTTTCTGGGACGATCTTTGAAACAGTAGGCTTTTCAAACCCTACTGCCGTGTCCATGATTGTCGCTGCCACGAACTTTCTTTTTACACTGTGTGCATTCTTTGCAATCGACAAGCTTGGCCGCCGTATTATTTTACTAATCGGGTTACCTGGAATGACTGTTTCGTTGGTAATGTGCGCAGTTGCTTTCAAGTATATTGATATTGATTTCTTGGGCGGTGGTAAGACCGTTGTGAATGGCGGTGGTTTTACTTCATGGGGAATCGTTATTATTGTTTTCATTATTTCGTACGCGTCTTTCTATGCTTTAGGCATTGGTACCGTTCCTTGGCAACAATCCGAATTGTTCCCTCAGGCTGTTAGAGGTATAGGTACTTCTTATTCGACAGCTACCAACTGGGTTGGTTCTCTAGTGGTGGCTTCAACATTCTTGACTATGTTGGAAAAAATCACCCCTACTGGCACCTTTTTGGTCTTCACTGGCATATCTGTCTTGTCTTTTATTTTCATTTACTTATGTTACCCTGAGCTATCTGGTCTAGAACTAGAAGAAGTTCAGTTTATTCTAAAGGACGGCTTCAATATTAAAGCTTCAAAAGAGCTTGCAAAGAAGAGAAAACGTCAAACTGCAGAAAAGCTGAAGGCTGCTCACGATAATGACCTGGAGTTATATCAAAAGAACTCTTCCATAGTAAAAATATTGGAAAGAGAAAATTAA
- the SEC20 gene encoding Sec20p (Syntenic homolog of Ashbya gossypii AFR344C; Syntenic homolog of Saccharomyces cerevisiae YDR498C (SEC20)) — translation MHIEDELRGLQGELIDMLFPSDGILQPSAIVDKTLRFQELLGLLQLAVEQSHKDLRISPVRSTSFNVSYEGGVPSAELVHQLAQLQEWHNFIKNYRSKLSETILRERSEAQQKRLNTKAVIGESGADTKAHKAHLIQPAVPKTTKDKLLHTNKSITSNLIRSNNVLQSSVLQSSLNIDELTQQTSSLAGLNSKFDQLSLVLQRSARMVRTIESSSGREKRKIYMALSFLGFSIAWVIWRRLLRGPIRLLFWVWFRSSKFFLVLFGLVAPAKDAVTTLTSTCIIDAAATPADDANLSSTISDVLLTQRNSLHNALTQAVENAITRIVDEL, via the coding sequence ATGCACATAGAAGATGAGCTTCGGGGTTTACAAGGTGAACTGATAGACATGTTATTTCCTAGCGATGGCATATTACAGCCTTCTGCCATAGTTGACAAGACATTAAGATTCCAAGAGCTACTTGGCTTACTGCAATTAGCAGTAGAACAAAGCCACAAAGATCTAAGGATATCACCAGTACGTTCTACATCATTCAATGTTTCATACGAAGGCGGCGTTCCATCTGCTGAACTTGTTCATCAACTGGCGCAGCTTCAAGAATGGCAtaatttcatcaaaaattACCGTAGTAAGCTGAGTGAAACCATTTTAAGGGAGCGTTCTGAAGCGCAACAAAAGCGTCTTAACACAAAGGCTGTTATAGGAGAGTCTGGAGCAGATACGAAAGCCCACAAAGCTCATTTAATCCAGCCCGCAGTTCCGAAAACCACTAAAGACAAGCTTCTTCATACCAATAAATCCATAACATCCAACTTGATACGCTCCAACAATGTTCTACAGAGTTCCGTTCTACAAAGCAGTCTAAATATCGACGAATTGACCCAACAAACATCATCATTGGCCGGCCTAAACTCGAAATTCGACCAGCTATCTCTAGTTTTACAGCGGTCCGCCCGCATGGTTAGAACAATAGAATCATCGTCTGGCCGCGAAAAGCGCAAAATCTATATGGCACTCTCCTTCTTAGGCTTTTCAATTGCCTGGGTCATATGGAGGAGATTGCTACGCGGCCCCATAAGGCTTCTATTCTGGGTGTGGTTCCGTAGTTCCAAGTTTTTCCTAGTCCTATTTGGCTTGGTAGCGCCGGCTAAAGACGCAGTCACAACATTGACTTCTACTTGCATAATTGATGCTGCTGCCACCCCCGCTGATGATGCAAATCTTTCGTCGACAATCTCTGACGTTCTATTGACCCAGCGTAACTCCCTCCATAATGCTCTGACCCAGGCTGTGGAGAATGCCATCACGAGGATAGTTGACGAACTATAA